A single genomic interval of Mangifera indica cultivar Alphonso chromosome 5, CATAS_Mindica_2.1, whole genome shotgun sequence harbors:
- the LOC123215765 gene encoding leucoanthocyanidin reductase-like isoform X2, producing MTLSPAFSTAKSSRVLIIGATGFIGRFVADASLDSGRPTYVLVRSSVSSPSKAKITQQLQDKGAVILSGSISDKEVIEEMLKEHDIDIVISTVGGENILNQLPLVEAIKAAGTVKRFLPSEFGHDVDRADPVEPGLLMYKEKRKVRRLIEELGVPYTYICCNSIASWPYHDNHHPSEVLPPLDQFKIYGDGSVKAYFVAGTDIGKFTMKIADDIRAVNKIVHFRPPSNCYNINELACLWEKKIGRTLPRVTVTEDDLLAAAAENRIPQSIVASFTHDIFIKGCQVNFSIDGHADVEVNDLYPDEQFRSLADCFTDFALQLNDKTVENDEKPQPQPLPLPLPPTKLPTPNICA from the exons atgactCTGTCACCCGCATTTTCTACAGCCAAGAGCAGCAGGGTCCTGATCATTGGAGCCACCGGCTTCATAGGTCGCTTTGTTGCCGATGCCAGCCTCGACTCCGGTCGACCCACCTATGTTCTCGTCCGCTCCAGTGTCAGTAGCCCCAGTAAGGCCAAAATCACCCAGCAACTGCAAGACAAAGGCGCTGTTATATTATCT GGATCAATAAGTGACAAGGAAGTAATAGAGGAAATGTTGAAAGAGCATGACATTGATATCGTAATATCGACTGTTGGtggtgaaaatatattaaaccaGCTCCCTCTCGTAGAAGCCATTAAAGCTGCTGGCACCGTTAAG AGATTTTTGCCATCTGAGTTTGGGCATGATGTGGACAGAGCTGACCCGGTGGAACCAGGTCTCCTCATGTACAAAGAAAAGCGCAAAGTTAGGCGTTTAATTGAAGAACTTGGTGTTCCTTACACATACATTTGCTGTAATTCAATTGCTTCTTGGCCCTATCACGACAATCACCACCCGTCGGAAGTTCTTCCTCCGTTGGATCAGTTTAAAATCTACGGTGACGGTAGCGTCAAAG CTTACTTTGTTGCTGGCACTGATATTGGAAAATTTACAATGAAAATTGCTGATGACATTCGAGCGGTGAACAAAATTGTTCATTTTCGACCACCATCCAATTGCTATAACATTAACGAGCTTGCATGTTTATGGGAAAAGAAAATTGGAAGAACTTTACCCAGAGTTACTGTTACTGAGGATGATCTtcttgctgctgc TGCAGAAAATCGTATACCACAAAGCATTGTTGCATCATTCACACATGATATCTTCATAAAAGGTTGTCAGGTTAATTTTTCGATTGATGGCCATGCTGACGTCGAAGTGAACGATCTGTATCCTGATGAACAATTTCGTAGCTTGGCTGATTGCTTCACTGACTTTGCCCTCCAGTTAAATG
- the LOC123215765 gene encoding leucoanthocyanidin reductase-like isoform X1 has protein sequence MTLSPAFSTAKSSRVLIIGATGFIGRFVADASLDSGRPTYVLVRSSVSSPSKAKITQQLQDKGAVILSGSISDKEVIEEMLKEHDIDIVISTVGGENILNQLPLVEAIKAAGTVKRFLPSEFGHDVDRADPVEPGLLMYKEKRKVRRLIEELGVPYTYICCNSIASWPYHDNHHPSEVLPPLDQFKIYGDGSVKAYFVAGTDIGKFTMKIADDIRAVNKIVHFRPPSNCYNINELACLWEKKIGRTLPRVTVTEDDLLAAAAAAGENRIPQSIVASFTHDIFIKGCQVNFSIDGHADVEVNDLYPDEQFRSLADCFTDFALQLNDKTVENDEKPQPQPLPLPLPPTKLPTPNICA, from the exons atgactCTGTCACCCGCATTTTCTACAGCCAAGAGCAGCAGGGTCCTGATCATTGGAGCCACCGGCTTCATAGGTCGCTTTGTTGCCGATGCCAGCCTCGACTCCGGTCGACCCACCTATGTTCTCGTCCGCTCCAGTGTCAGTAGCCCCAGTAAGGCCAAAATCACCCAGCAACTGCAAGACAAAGGCGCTGTTATATTATCT GGATCAATAAGTGACAAGGAAGTAATAGAGGAAATGTTGAAAGAGCATGACATTGATATCGTAATATCGACTGTTGGtggtgaaaatatattaaaccaGCTCCCTCTCGTAGAAGCCATTAAAGCTGCTGGCACCGTTAAG AGATTTTTGCCATCTGAGTTTGGGCATGATGTGGACAGAGCTGACCCGGTGGAACCAGGTCTCCTCATGTACAAAGAAAAGCGCAAAGTTAGGCGTTTAATTGAAGAACTTGGTGTTCCTTACACATACATTTGCTGTAATTCAATTGCTTCTTGGCCCTATCACGACAATCACCACCCGTCGGAAGTTCTTCCTCCGTTGGATCAGTTTAAAATCTACGGTGACGGTAGCGTCAAAG CTTACTTTGTTGCTGGCACTGATATTGGAAAATTTACAATGAAAATTGCTGATGACATTCGAGCGGTGAACAAAATTGTTCATTTTCGACCACCATCCAATTGCTATAACATTAACGAGCTTGCATGTTTATGGGAAAAGAAAATTGGAAGAACTTTACCCAGAGTTACTGTTACTGAGGATGATCTtcttgctgctgctgctgctgcaggAG AAAATCGTATACCACAAAGCATTGTTGCATCATTCACACATGATATCTTCATAAAAGGTTGTCAGGTTAATTTTTCGATTGATGGCCATGCTGACGTCGAAGTGAACGATCTGTATCCTGATGAACAATTTCGTAGCTTGGCTGATTGCTTCACTGACTTTGCCCTCCAGTTAAATG